A genomic segment from Kwoniella shandongensis chromosome 8, complete sequence encodes:
- a CDS encoding AmmeMemoRadiSam system protein B — translation MSSRRREATHAGSWYSSSGTKLASELSLYLSKVAPLPELDYAPPVSNAKAIIAPHAGYSYSGPTAGWAYAAIPTDKIKRVFLLGPSHHAYLSGVALSRFESYETPVGDLPLDLEAIADLRETGVFSEMKSSVDEEEHSLEMHLPYIRHVFNGREDLKLVPILVGHPDRNTLKKLNEVLARYWDDKETFFVISSDFCHWGTRFSCTPYYPNAPHPPNPVPPVPHHTNPASFTPPDLIKRFSSAEANPDVPIWKSIEYMDHEGMELLRRPGEEGAVEKWEAYLDETKNTICGRNPITVLLSLVQHVYKGKERKPEFTFVRYEQSSRCLNGRDSSVSYVSGVLRIPE, via the exons ATGtcaagcag GCGACGAGAAGCAACTCACGCAGGAAGCTGGTACAGCTCCTCCG GTACCAAGCTCGCATCCGAGCTATCTCTATACTTGTCGAAAGTGGCCCCACTTCCCGAACTCGATTACGCTCCTCCAGTCAGCAATGCCAAAGCCATCATTGCCCCACATGCGGGATACTCGTACTCTGGTCCAACGGCCGGATGGGCTTATGCAGCTATCCCAACAGATAAGAT TAAGAGGGTATTCCTACTTGGTCCGTCGCATCATGCTTATCTGTCAGGTGTCGCACTTTCACGATTCGAAAGCTACGAGACGCCGGTCGGtgatctccctctcgatTTAGAAG CCATTGCCGACTTGAGGGAGACCGGCGTGTTCTCCGAAATGAAATCTTCagtcgatgaggaagaacattCGCTCGAGATGCATCTTCCATACATCCGACATGTCTTTAACGG ACGAGAAGACCTCAAGCTTGTTCCGATACTCGTTGGTCATCCCGACAGGAACACTTTGAAAAAGTTGAACGAGGTCTTGGCAAGGTACTGGGATGACAAAGAGACGTTCTTTGTCATCTCTAGTGACTTTTGTCATTG GGGCACTCGGTTCTCCTGCACTCCATACTATCCCAACgcacctcatcctcctaaTCCGGTCCCACCCGTACCACACCATACGAACCCAGCTTCTTTCACCCCGCCAGACTTGATCAAACGGTTTAGTTCGGCTGAGGCTAATCCCGACGTTCCAATCTGGAAGAGTATCGAATATATGGATCATGAAGGGATGGAACTTCTTCGTAGgccaggagaagagggagcaGTAGAGAAATGGGAAGCATATCTAGATGAGACCAAG AACACTATCTGCGGTCGTAATCCCATTACAGTGCTGCTCAGTCTCGTGCAGCACGTTTACAAGGGCAAAGAGCGAAAGCCCGAGTTCACTTTTGTCAGATACGAGCAAAGCTCAAGGTGTCTAAACGGGAGAGATAGTAGTGTGAGCTATGTCAGCGGAGTCTTGAGGATTCCCGAGTAA